In Lachnospiraceae bacterium, the DNA window AGGCTGAGATCACCTACGATGATTTTGCAAAACTGCAGTTCCAGATCGGTGAGATCGTTAAGTGCGAAGCAGTGTCGAAGTCCAAAAAACTTCTCTGCTCCCAGGTAAAGATCGGAACTAAGACCCGCCAGATCGTAAGCGGCATCAAGGCTCATTATTCACCAGAGGAAATGGTAGGAAAGAAGGTTATGGTAGTAACCAACTTAAAGCCTGCTAAATTAGCCGGAGTCGTATCCGAAGGCATGATCCTGTGTGCAGAAGATGCAGAGGGAAATCTGTCCTTAATGGTACCGGAGAAGAAGATGCCAGCCGGAGCTGAGATCTGTTAATTGATCAGCAGATGCAAATGCTGCTTGATAGTGGAATTATTATAAATGTGTTTTTTGTCTGCGGTTGCAGATATTTGAGTGTATATAAGTGAGATGTAAAGGGAGAGGAAAAATTCCCCTCCCTTTTTCGCGCATATACGGGACTTTTTAAGTAAGATTTCGAGAGAACATTAAGCAAGCACAGGAGGAATGATCATGAGAATCAGTCTGGAACAGGCACTTAATATCCTTATGGATCATGTAACACATGGAAAAACAGAGAGAAAAACTTTGGAGGACTGCCTGGGGCTGGTACTTTCGGAAGATGTGTATGCACTTCTTGATATGCCTCCCTTCAGCCGCTCTGCGCAGGATGGGTATGCTTTGTGCTCTAAGGACAGCATAGGGGCCACTGGAGAGAACCCGGTTAAGCTGAAGGTTACAGGAAAGATTTATGCAGGGGATCATCTGGATGTGCAGGTCAGACCAGGAGAGGCAGTCCGGATCATGACAGGGGCAATGGTCCCGGCGGGCGCAGACTGTGTCCTTCGTCAGGAAGATACAGATGAAGGAGAAGATGTGGTTCAGATTTATAAAGAGGTAGAACCTGGCTGCAGCATCTGTTTTAAAGGAGAAGAGTATAAAAAAGGCCATACATTGCTTCACGAAGGTACAAAGATCGATGCAGCAGCTCTGGCTGTTGCCAGTGGAAACGGCATTATGGAGCTGCCTGTTTATAGGAGGGTAAAAGCAGCAGTGGTTTCTTCAGGCAGTGAGGTAGTAGAGCCGGGAACACCATTGACTCCCGGAAAAATATATAATACCAATACTGTATACATGAAAGCACGTTTACACCAGTTAGGCGCCCAGGTAATGATGAGCCGGACCGTGGGAGATGAGCTGGAGATCATGGAAGACGCATTAAAAGAAGCAGCAAACCAGGCAGAACTGGTGATCACCACCGGTGGTGTTTCCGTAGGACAGAAGGATCTGACAGAAGAAGCGCTGCTTTCTATTGGGGCAGAGATCTTGTTTCACGGTATTGCCATTAAACCGGGAATGCCTACCCTTGCAGCTGAAAAAGACGGAGTCTTGTTTATAGGGCTTTCCGGCAATCCATTTTCTGCGGCAATCCCATTTGAAATGTTTGTACGTGAGATCCTGTCATTAAAAATGGGCGATCCGGATCTGAAACTGCGCCGGGAAACTCTTACCGCTGTAACCGGTTTCTCAAAAAACAGCAGAAGGCGTCGCTTTTTAAGAGGAAAAGCAGAAGGAAAGGAAGTATGGCTTCCAGACCAGCAGGCCAATGGGCAGATGCGCAGTATGGTAGGCTGTAACTGCCTGATCGAGATACCGGCAGGAAGCGGACCGGTAAAAGCAGGGGATAAGGTAGAGGTGCTGTGGCTGTAACGGTATTTTAGCGGCAGGGGCATTTTTATTACGATGAATACTTGATTTAGGGGTTAGCATATGTTATAATGTTGGTAGCCGAGAAAAGATATGGGTGTGTCATTTGACCGCCAAAAAAGAATCCCCAGCAGTTGCAGCTGCTGGGGATTCATCTCTCTTTGTGCGGTTGAGAATCCGCTTTAGGCTAATTGTCGCGATCATGTCTGTCTAGCCATTTGCATATGTAGTAGCCAACTACTTCTGCTGCGACCGACACTAGAAAAGATATGAATATAGCCATTCTCCCGCCTCCTTTCTGTTGCCAGAATAGGGTGCGACAACAGATTGATTATAACATGGGGCGGGGGATTTTACAATAAGGCTTTTTGGGAGTTTAAGAGCTAAAAAGTAAATAACAGTGCTGAGATCTAGAGGCTGTAGCGCTCGATCATCAAAAGATGAACGATTGCACAAAAAATGTAAATTATCAACAAAATTATTGTATAATATACACAAAAACAAAAAATATTTTCGATACTTATTATCAATAGACACCAGACTTTTTTAATCTTATAATAAAGATAACTTCATAAAGCAGATTTCATATGTATATCCCGGAGATGGGTCCGGAGTTTCTACCAACTACCGTAAAGAGTTGACTACATAGTGTATATGGCAGGTAAGTACTTGTTGTATATAAATGCGTGCGGTTTTGGTGACAGATGAAGATCGATCCAGTAAGGAGCCGCACATATCGCGGCTCCTTTTATAATGTTCTCCCGAAATCTTTCTGTGTCTGATCTTGTGAGTAAATTTTTTGTCAGATGCATCTGGCAGAAAATCAGCTGCAAGATCAGGTGCAGGAAAGACTCTGAGAGGACACAATGCCAGATATCTGGAAAAAACTGTGGGCTGCAGATTCTGTAAGCCTGCAGGTATAGATGAGCGCATGAAATACTTTGAGCAACGGGGAAGCTTAAAGGCTGGAAAGATCAGAAAAAATCGCAAAAAGGGGGGTATAGTGGACACCAGAACGCAGACGGCTGTTAGTGAAGGAAATATGTGAAAGTGAGGCTTTATTTTATGGAAAAAAGGGAAGGTTTTTTCGGAAGATTTTTTGGGATTTCACAGAGTGGATCAAACATGCGTACAGAGATATTGGCAGGCATTACAACCTTTATCACAGTTGCCTATATCCTGATCTTAAATCCACAGATTTTAGCAGATCCATTTGTGATCACCGGTGATGTGGCAATGGCGGCAAAGGTATCAAATGGTGTGTTCATTGGTACTTGTATCGGTGCGTTTATCGGAACCTTTCTCTGTGCTGTTTATGCTAAAGTACCATTGGCACAGGCACCTGGAATGGGATTAAATGCATTTTTTGCATACACAGTAGTCTTAGGAATGGGTTATACCTATAACCAGACACTGACCATTGTATTTTTATCAGGTGTGTTGTTTATTGTGATCACAGTGGTGGGCCTTCGCCAGGCGATCATCCGGGCCATACCGGAATCTATTAAAATGGCGATCACACCGGGAATCGGGCTTTTTATTACAATCATCGGACTGAAAAATGCAGGTATCGTAGTCAGCAATCCGGCTACACTGGTAAGTATGGTAGACTTTGCACAGTGGAGAAATGGTGGGAATACAGAACTGATCTGCGGGGCACTGGTTGCTTTATTTGGTCTGATCGTGATCAGCGTTTTAAACGCAAGAAAAGTAAAAGGTTCTATCTTTTTAGGGATCGTGGCAGCAACTTTAGCAGGTATTCCCTTAGGCGTTACAAAATTATCATCCTTTGATCTGAATCTGGCAAATAAATTCAGGGATTTTGGGGAAGTATCTCTGTTTAAGCTGGATATAGCCGGATTATTTGAAGGAAAGAGCGTGACAGAAGCTGTATTTATTATTATCATGCTTGTGCTTAGCTTTTCACTGGTAAATATGTTTGACTCTATGGGAACGCTGATGGGAGCAGGAAGACAGTCTGGTCTGGTGGATGAAAATGGGGAAGTCATCCACATGCAGGAAGCGTTAATGGCAGATGCTATCTCTACAGCAGCAGGAGCATTAATGGGAACTTCTACAGTTACAACGGTTGTAGAGTCCAGTGCAGGTATTGCAGAAGGCGGAAGAACAGGAATGACCAGTCTTGTAACAGCAGTTGCTTTTCTGGCAGCCATTGTGTTTGCACCAGTAGTTGGCATCGTACCTGCAGCAGCAACTGCTCCGGCACTGATCTTTGTAGGTGTGCTGATGCTTGGAAATATCAAAGATGTGGATTTTTCTGAGCCAACAGATGCAGTGGCATCCTTCTGTACGATTGTATTTATGCCATTTACCTATTCGATCGCAAATGGCATTGCAATGGGTCTGATCACTTACTGTCTGTTAAAGGTTTTCACTAACAAGGCGAAAGAGGTAGAGGTACTTACATCAGTAATTGCAGTAGTATTCGTTTTCCGCTATGCATTTATGACATTAGGGTAAAAATGTCCGGGGTTCTGGGGTCAAGGAGGAAACATATGGAAAATAATATATTTGCTTTAAAAGGAAATATTATATACGCAAAAGACAGCAAAGAACTGTGCATTAACGAACAGAGTTATCTTGTCTGTGAAAATGGAAAGGTTTATGGGATCTATTCTAAACTTCCGGAAGATATGAAGGATATCCCGGTAGAAGATGTGGGCGATAAGCTTATTATCCCGGGACTTACAGATCTTCATGTTCATGCGCCTCAGTATTCCTTCAGGGGTCTTGGAATGGATATGGAGCTTCTTGACTGGCTGGAAACCAATACATTTCCGGAAGAAGCGAAATACAAAGATCTGGAATATGCAAAAAAAGCATATGGCATTTTTGCAGAACAGATGAGAAAAAGCGCTTCTACAAGGGCGTGTATTTTTGCAACGATCCATAAAGAGGCAACGATCTTACTTATGGATCTGATGGAAGAAAGCGGGCTTTCTACTATGATCGGAAAGGTAAATATGGACCGCAACAGCCCGGATTATCTGCGGGAGCTGTCAGCAGAAGAATCAGAAGAAGCCACCAGAGAGTGGCTGAAAATAGCAGCTGATAAAAATTATGACCACACAAGGACGATCCTTACACCACGGTTTATACCAAGTTGTACCGATGAACTGATGGAACGGTTAAAAGGTGTTCAGGGAGATTTTGGTCTGCCTGTGCAGTCCCACCTGTCTGAAAATCAGGGAGAGATCGCCTGGGTGAAGGAATTATGCCCCTGGTCCGGATTTTATGGGGATGCCTATGATCATTTTGGCCTGTTTGGGGGAGAGTGCCATACGGTCATGGCTCATTGTGTTTATTCTGGCGAGGAAGAAATCGCCCGTATGAAAGAAAAAGGCGTATTTATTGCCCATTGCCCTGATTCCAACACCAATCTTTCCTCTGGTGTGGCTCCGGTGCGCAGGTATCTGGAAGAGGGAATGAACATAGGACTGGGAAGTGATGTAGCAGGCGGAACAAGTGAAAATCTGTTTGCAGCTATGGCACAGTCCATTCAGGTATCCAAGCTTCGCTGGAGACTGTTTGATGATTCTTTAAAGCCGCTGACCATTGAGGAAGCTTTCTATATGGCATCTAAGGGCGGCGGGGCTTTCTTTGGAAAAGTAGGAAGCTTTGAGCCGGGTTATGAATTTGATGCAGTGGTCTGCGATGACAGCCGCTTAAAACATCCCCAGCCACTGACTGTAAAACAGAGGCTGGAGCGGATCATTTATCTGGGGGATGAGAGAGAAGTAGCAGGAAAATATGTAGAAGGCAGAAAGCTGTTTTAAATGTGATAAAAAAGGGTTTTGCAGGCAAAGAGGTGTGGAGAGATCCATGCCTCTTTTGCGAATTATAAACATTTTTCCAGTTGTCCGGTCCGCTTGTAAACCATTCGTCTTCATGCTATTATGTATACAGTAATCTGTTGCAGGGCAACAAGATCTTGTATCAGCGTAATAGACTTACAGACAAAACTTCTCTGGGCAGCAGAAAGGATAAAAACACAATGAAATATGATTTTACAACAGTTTTAGACAGAAAAGGAAAAGATTCTATTGCAGTGGAACCATTTGAGGCTGACTGGATCAAGTGGCCGGGAACGGTGAAGGAAGGTTTTGACATTATCCCCATGTGGGTAGCAGATATGAACTTTCCGGCTGTACATACTATTCCGGAAGCCATTATTGAGAGAGCAAAGCATACCACTTATGGCTATTTTTCCCCAAGAGAGGAATATTTTGACGCCATTATCCAGTGGCATAAAAACAGAAATGGTGTGGAAGGGCTAAAGCCAAAGCATATCGGGTATGAAAATGGTGTTTTAGGCGGTGTAGTCAGTGCGTTAAATGTACTTTGCTCTAAAGGTGACAGTGTACTTTTACATTCCCCCACTTATATCGGTTTTACCAACAGCCTTACCAACAACGGTTATCACATTGTCCACAGCCCGTTAGTAAAGGATGAGAATAATGTATACCGTATGGATTTTGAGGATATGGAGAAGAAGATCATGGAAAACCATATCCATGCAGCAATCTTCTGCAGTCCGCATAATCCTACCGGCCGAGTGTGGGAGCAGTGGGAGATCGAAAAGGCAATGAAGATCTACAAGAAGCATGATGTATATGTAGTTTCTGATGAGATATGGTCTGATCTGCTCTTAAATGGCCATAAGCATACTCCCACCCAGTCTGTATCTGAGGATGCAAAGCAGAGGACAGTAGCTCTCTATGCTCCATCCAAGACCTTTAATCTGGCTGGTCTTATTGGAAGTTACCATATTATTTACAATGACTGGTTAAGGGAACGGATTTTAAAAGAGTCCTCTTTAAGCCATTATAACAGCATGAACCTGTTATCAATGTATGCATTGATCGGTGCTTATAAACCGGAAGGTTATGAGTGGGTGGATGAATTAAAAGAGGTGTTAAGCGGGAATGTAAACTATGCCTGCGATTACATTGAAAAGCATTTTGACGGTGTTAATGTTTCCAGGCCGGAAGGCACTTACATGCTTTTCCTGGACTGTACAGAGTGGTGCAAAAAGCATGGAAGGACCATTACAGAACTTCAGGCAGCAGGCATTGAAGTAGGCGTGATCTGGCAGGACGGTGTAGCATTCCACGGTCCATGCCATATCCGTATGAATCTGGCACTGCCGTTGTCCAGGGTAAAAGAAGCCTTTGACCGTCTGGATAAATATGTGTTTAATGTTCTATCGGCTCCGAGAGGACATTTTAACCCACAGGAGGGATAACGAACATGATATTTGACACACATGCTCATTATGACGATGAAGCCTTTGACGAGGACAGAGAGCAGCTTCTGGCAGCCTTTAAGGAAAATGGCATCGGCGCTGTTACAAATGTAGCTGCCAGCATTTCCAGCTGCAAGACCACACTGGAGCTTGCCAGGAACCATGATTTCATGTATGCTGCTTTAGGCGTGCATCCAAGTGAAAGTGCAGAGTTGTCTGATGAAGGCTTAAAAGATATTGAGGCCTGGTGTACAGAAAGACAGGACGGGAAGGTCCGGGCCATTGGTGAGATCGGCCTTGATTATTACTGGGAAGAGCCGGATAAAGGGATCCAGAAGAAATGGTTTGTGGCCCAGTTAGACCTGGCCCGCAGGCTGAAGCTTCCGGTGATCATCCATAGCCGTGATGCTGCAAAAGATACCTTGGATATTATGAAGGCAGAACATGCAGAAGACATTGGCGGCGTGATCCACTGCTTTTCCTACACAAAGGAAATGGCAAGAGAATACCTGAATATGGGATTTTTCCTTGGTATTGGCGGCGTGCTTACCTTTAAAAATGCCAGAAAACTGGCAGAGACAGTAGAATATGCCCCTTTAGACCGTCTGGTACTGGAAACGGACTGTCCATATCTGGCACCTGTTCCCAACCGGGGAAAGCGAAATTCTTCCCTGAACCTGACCTATGTGGCAGACCAGCTGGCTGCCATTAAAGGCATAGACCGGGAAAAAGTGGAGAAAATCACCTGGGATAATGCCAGAAGGCTTTATGGTTTACAGCCATAGTTTTTTTGCTGACGACATGCAGCAATTCGGTATCAGAGGGGTCAAAATACCTTTTGCCCCAACATTAAATGATAGAAATATAACATAGATAGAAAGAAGACAAAAGCAGGTAAAATCATAGATGAATCAGAAATTATCAGATCCGAAAAAAACAATTGAAGTCATCCAGAAATATCAGTTCGCATTCCAGAAGCGCTTCGGCCAGAACTTCCTTATTGATGCCCATGTTCTGGAAAAGATCGTAAGCGCAGCAGGTATTACAAAGGATGACTGTGTTCTGGAGATCGGTCCGGGGATCGGAACCATGACCCAGTATCTGGCAGAAAGCGCAGGACAGGTGATCGCAGTGGAGATCGATACCAATCTGCTGCCAATCCTTACAGATACATTAAAGGATTATTCCAATGTAAAAGTCATCAACCAGGATATCCTGAAAGTGGATATTAATGAGCTGGTAAAGGAATACAATAACGGCAGACCTATTAAAGTAGTTGCAAATCTGCCATATTACATTACTACCCCCATTATCATGGGACTGTTTGAGAGTAATGTGCCTATTGACAATATTACTGTTATGGTGCAGAAAGAAGTAGCAGACCGTATGCAGGTAGGGCCGGGATCTAAGGATTATGGTGCCCTGTCTCTGGCAGTGCAGTATTATGCAAGTCCGTATATTGTAGCAAATGTACCGCCAAACTGCTTTATCCCAAGACCGAATGTGGGTTCTGCGGTGATCCGCCTGACCCGCTATCAGGAGCCGCCGGTACAGGTGAAAGATCCAAAGCTGATGTTTAAGCTGATCCGGGCATCCTTTAACCAGAGAAGAAAAACACTGCAGAATGGTTTAAATAACTCTCCGGAAATTTCTTTTTCAAAAGAAGAGATTACAAAGGCTATTGAGAGCCTGGGAGTATCACCTTCTGTCCGTGGAGAAGCCTTAAGTCTGGAGCAGTTTGCACAGCTGGCTAACTATTTTGCACAGTAATTAAGCCGTTTATAAAAAGAAAGGCGAAAATGCCTATGTCAGATAAAAAAAGATGGATCCGGCTAGCTGTGGCCGCAGGCTTAGGTGCTGCAGCCGGTGCATGGACTTATCAGATAGAGAAAGATAAAAAAGCGGAAAATGATGCCAGACTGGCGGCGGTGGAAGCTGCTGTAGTGCGGAGCAGGGATTATGGGAAGCAGAAGGCTTATATTATAGGAAATGGTTTAAGCTCTCTGGCAGCAGCAGTCTGGCTTATAAAAGACTGCCATTTTCCAGGAAGCAGCATTATGGTGTTTGGAGAAGGCACTGAGGGAGAGGAAGAAATACGCCCTCTTGTAGTAAGCCGGGAAAACTGCAAAGATTTTCTGGAAATGTGTGGAAAAATACCGGATTCCGGGGAAAAAGTATTTACTTTCCCGAAAACAGAAGGCAGAGAATGTCTGGACTGGGGGGATCTTCCTGCACTTTGGCGGTTGTTGTGTACAGAAGAAGAAAGGCTGGATATTTTAAGCATTGAAGACTGGTTCAGTGAAACACCTCATATATTTGAGACAAATCTGTGGCAGCTGTGCCAGTGTGTGTTTGGCCTGCAAAAGGACAGCAGCCTGGCAGGATTTCGCAGAAGTTTATGGGAAATAAAAGGACCGTTTCTCTTCCTTTCGCCAGATGAAATGAAAGATCTGATCTGTTTGCTGAAACAATACCTGCGCCGTAAAGGTGTATTATTGCTGGAAAACAGCCAGGTAACGGATCTGGAACTTGAAAATGGCAATGAAGGCGGAAATGGACTGGCAGTAAAGAAATTGTATGTAAAACGCAGACTGCAGGAAGAAGAAACCGACCGGGAATCCTTTGTATTTGAAAAAATAAATCTGGGTTCCGGGGATATCTGCATTATGGAAAATGGCAGTGGTTCTGGGAAATTATGGAAAAAAACGGCTGATCTGCATATTGCTATGGGAGAGCCGGAAGCTTTTTCAGATGAAACAGGTAAACTCTCATCACTTCGTCCTCATCATTTTACAGACCGGCCTAAAACCGTTCCGGCCGGAAGCCGGAATCTTGGTTTTGTTGGAGCATTTTCACGGCTGGAAAAAGGCTTCTGCCTTACAGGAAACTATGCTGTGTCAAGTGCCAGAAGCACAGTAGATGAGCTGATGCACGCAGGAAAATGGGCTGGAGGAACAGGAGAGAGAAAGAAGTCCCGGACCGGGAAATGGCTCACAGTTTACAAGGTGGTCAGTTCATTGTACCGTGCAGGTCTGTAACTTTCAGGTCTGTAATTTTCGTGCATGGTCATGCCGCTATAGGTGGTACATTTTGTTAAAAAGGAGATGGATAAATGCTGTTTATCGGAGGTATCAGTCAGGGCAGGAAGCTGCTTAACTACGCAAAGAGCATTCTTTGCGGAAGCTGCGGCAGCACCAGCCAGTGTCAGGTCTTTATGACCTATATGTATTTCAGTTTTTTCTTTATCCCGCTGTTTAAGTGGAATAAGCGCTTTTATGTGCAGATGTCCTGCTGCAGTGCCATTTATGAGCTGGAGCCGGAAATCGGAAAAGCTATTTTAAGAGGGGAAGAACCGTCGATCACATCTGCCGACCTTCATCTGGTCCAGGAGGGAAAATACACCCGCACCTGGCAGGAAGGTTCCGGAAATCCCCATAAAAAGTGTATGCGCTGCGGATTTGAGACAGATGAAGATTACAATTACTGCCCCAAGTGCGGGGGACGGATCTAATGAGTCCAAAATAAATATTAAATCCTCCCATATGCGATCAACGGATCTTTGTATTTTACACCCAGACTCAGGGTGTAATAAAGTATAACGCCGTCAAATGGGGCAGTATACCGGAAAATTTCATTTCCATAAAAATCTTTCAGGGTGCCAAGGAGGGCGCCCTGTTTTAATTTCTGACCGGCATGTGACACAGCGGGATACCAGAAACCATTTATAGGTGCTTCTTCATAAATTGACTGACGGATTTCTTCCTGGTGAAAGGCTGTATTTGAAAAAGTTTTGATCTTAAGATGATCCATTAGTTCAAAAACGTTTCTTTTGCAGGCTGTAATTTCGTTCTCACTCCATAGTCCCCGTTCACCCCGTTCTACTAAAAGCGATGGAATACCACACTGGGCGGCCCAGCTGTATAGCCCATTTTTGGAAGTGGAAGCAACACGGTATGGAACAGAAAGAGCCGCTGCAGCAGCAGAGGTTTTGGCAGCCAGTGTATCAGGAACGGCTGCAGGAAAGAAGATCAAAGGAGTCAGAGCTTCGTTTATATCACCGCCATGGAGATCCATCAGAAAATCAGCTTCAGGATACAGGACTTTTTCAAGGATTTTTGCAAAGCGGCTGGAAAAGGTACCGGCAGGATCACCGGGAAACATGCGGTTTAAATTCTGGCCATCCGCAGGGATCGTTTGTTTGGCACCCATGTAAAAGCCTTCTGGATTTACCAGGGGAAGCAGGATGACACGTCCTGAAAGACCGGCGGGATCCAGTTCTTTTTTCAGACGGTTCAGGGCTTCTATGCCTACATATTCACAGCCATGGATACCTGCAGTCACTATCAGGGTTTTTCCAGGCTGGCTGCCGCATATGGCAGTTATCTCAACGGGGTAAGGGCTGGCCACAGGCAGCAGGAGAGTTTGCTTTGTATTGCTGCCGGCTTTCAAGTCAGACAGTTTCATGTTTAAAGATCTCCTCTAGTCAAATTCAATAATAGAAGCTAAAAGCTTTCTGGCATAGTTATCCTTTGTTTCTGCAATACGGGATACCGGAATGTGTTCGGTAATACGGCCATGATACAGGAAAAGCACATCATCGCACAGATAAGTGACGGAAGTCAGGTCATGGGTAATGAAAATATAAGTGAGTCCCAGTTTTTCCTTCAGATCATGGAGAAGATCCATGATCTGGACCTGGGTATGTGCATCCAGGGAAGAGATAGCTTCGTCAAAAAGAATGATCTCTGGCTGGCATGCTACAGCCCGGGCAATGCAGACACGCTGCAGCTGTCCGCCGGACAGTTCATGGGGATATCGGTTTGCATAGGAGGGATCCAGTCCCACAAGCTCTAAAAGGCGGTTAGTTTCTTCCAGCCGATCCAGCCGGATCTTTTGATTTCGTTCTCTTGCAGCCAGACCTTCAGCAATGATCTCTTTTACGCGAAAACGGGGATTGGCAGAGGTAGTATAATCCTGGAAAACAACACTTAAGCGTTTTTGAAAGTTTTTCAGGCCATTTCTGGATGCATAAACAGACACATCCTGGATTTTTACTTCTCCTGTGTCGGGTTTTAAAAGACCGCAGATCACACGGCCAAGGGTGGATTTTCCGCTTCCGGATTCCCCAAGTATTCCCAGGCAGGTTCCCTGTGAGACTTTTAAGGATACATCGAATAATACCTGGTTTCTGGTAGTTCCGAAAATTTTTTCCTGTCGTTCGCTCCGGAAGCTGACACATACATTATTTACTTCCAGCATGGGATATCTCCTTTCTATGTAAAACTTCGCGATAGTGATGCATAACCGCAGAACGTTTTTCTATCAGCAGGCGGGTGTAAGGATCCTGGGCATGATTTCGGATATGCTCAAAGTCGCCACTGTCTACGATATGTCCGCTGTTCATGACCAGGATGCGGTCAGCTACTTTGGATATTGCCCCTAAGTCATGGGTGATGAAAAGCATGGCAGTATTTTTGCTCTTTTTAATGCGGATAAATTCCTCCAGGATCTCATATTGAGTGATGGCATCAATGGCAGTTGTTGGTTCATCAGCGATCAGAAGCTCAGGCTGCAATGCCATGGCAATACCGATCATAATGCGCTGGAGCATACCACCGGAAAGCTGGTGGGGGTATTTTTGCAAAACTTCTTCTCCATTTAAGATCTGCATCTGGTTCAGGATCTTTAGGCAGTGGGAACGGATCTCCTGGGCGTTCCATGTAGTGTGGGTGGCGAAAGTCTCAGCCATCTGATTTCCTATACGGTACAGAGGATCAAAACAGGTCATGGGGTTCTGAAGCACCATGGTGATCCGGCTTCCGCGAAGTCTGCGCAGTTCTTCTTTTGATTCTTTTAGAAGATCATGACCATCAAAAACAGCGCTTCCGGAAACATGGAAATTTTTATCTAACAGGCCCAGAATTGATTTTACAGTCATACTTTTTCCACTTCCAGACTCACCAAGGATTCCCAGGCATTCTCCTGGGTGGACTTCAAAATTTACGTTTTCAACCAGTTTTTTTGAAGTCTTACGGTATGTCAGTGTTACATTCAGGTTTTCAACTTTTAAAATGGCAGACATTACAGCACCTCCTTTGGATCCAGTACATCACGAATGGCATCTCCCATTAAGTTAAAGGCAGAAACTAAAATAACGATGGCAATACCAGGGACCAGCATCTGGGCCGGATTGCTGGTCAGGACATTTTTTGCTTCACTAAGCATAGCCCCCCATTCAGGAGTAGGGGCCTGTACACCAAGTCCAAGGAAGGACAAAGTAGAAATATTGATGATAGCCCAGCCTACATCCAAGGAAGAGAGAACAGCCAGATCTGCTGCAATGGATGGAACCAGGTGTTTAAAAAGGATAAAACGTTCAGGAGTCCCTACACAGCGGGAAAATTGGACAAAGTTCCGGTCCCGGTACTGCATGACACCTGTGCGGATCATGCGGGCATACCAGGCCCATTTAATA includes these proteins:
- a CDS encoding succinylglutamate desuccinylase/aspartoacylase family protein, whose product is MKLSDLKAGSNTKQTLLLPVASPYPVEITAICGSQPGKTLIVTAGIHGCEYVGIEALNRLKKELDPAGLSGRVILLPLVNPEGFYMGAKQTIPADGQNLNRMFPGDPAGTFSSRFAKILEKVLYPEADFLMDLHGGDINEALTPLIFFPAAVPDTLAAKTSAAAAALSVPYRVASTSKNGLYSWAAQCGIPSLLVERGERGLWSENEITACKRNVFELMDHLKIKTFSNTAFHQEEIRQSIYEEAPINGFWYPAVSHAGQKLKQGALLGTLKDFYGNEIFRYTAPFDGVILYYTLSLGVKYKDPLIAYGRI
- a CDS encoding ABC transporter ATP-binding protein, giving the protein MSAILKVENLNVTLTYRKTSKKLVENVNFEVHPGECLGILGESGSGKSMTVKSILGLLDKNFHVSGSAVFDGHDLLKESKEELRRLRGSRITMVLQNPMTCFDPLYRIGNQMAETFATHTTWNAQEIRSHCLKILNQMQILNGEEVLQKYPHQLSGGMLQRIMIGIAMALQPELLIADEPTTAIDAITQYEILEEFIRIKKSKNTAMLFITHDLGAISKVADRILVMNSGHIVDSGDFEHIRNHAQDPYTRLLIEKRSAVMHHYREVLHRKEISHAGSK
- a CDS encoding zinc ribbon domain-containing protein; amino-acid sequence: MLFIGGISQGRKLLNYAKSILCGSCGSTSQCQVFMTYMYFSFFFIPLFKWNKRFYVQMSCCSAIYELEPEIGKAILRGEEPSITSADLHLVQEGKYTRTWQEGSGNPHKKCMRCGFETDEDYNYCPKCGGRI
- a CDS encoding dipeptide/oligopeptide/nickel ABC transporter ATP-binding protein; protein product: MLEVNNVCVSFRSERQEKIFGTTRNQVLFDVSLKVSQGTCLGILGESGSGKSTLGRVICGLLKPDTGEVKIQDVSVYASRNGLKNFQKRLSVVFQDYTTSANPRFRVKEIIAEGLAARERNQKIRLDRLEETNRLLELVGLDPSYANRYPHELSGGQLQRVCIARAVACQPEIILFDEAISSLDAHTQVQIMDLLHDLKEKLGLTYIFITHDLTSVTYLCDDVLFLYHGRITEHIPVSRIAETKDNYARKLLASIIEFD
- a CDS encoding oleate hydratase; amino-acid sequence: MSDKKRWIRLAVAAGLGAAAGAWTYQIEKDKKAENDARLAAVEAAVVRSRDYGKQKAYIIGNGLSSLAAAVWLIKDCHFPGSSIMVFGEGTEGEEEIRPLVVSRENCKDFLEMCGKIPDSGEKVFTFPKTEGRECLDWGDLPALWRLLCTEEERLDILSIEDWFSETPHIFETNLWQLCQCVFGLQKDSSLAGFRRSLWEIKGPFLFLSPDEMKDLICLLKQYLRRKGVLLLENSQVTDLELENGNEGGNGLAVKKLYVKRRLQEEETDRESFVFEKINLGSGDICIMENGSGSGKLWKKTADLHIAMGEPEAFSDETGKLSSLRPHHFTDRPKTVPAGSRNLGFVGAFSRLEKGFCLTGNYAVSSARSTVDELMHAGKWAGGTGERKKSRTGKWLTVYKVVSSLYRAGL